The proteins below come from a single Roseiflexus sp. RS-1 genomic window:
- a CDS encoding DUF4397 domain-containing protein, with protein MIRRSLTMLVALVAVALASLISLAPAQAAGNAKVYVVHGIPGRDLGLQPSLPVDVSVDGACALTRFKYTDTVGPIELPAGSYSIKIHLSPSLSTPPCSGPVAVAATVPFAAGENATIVAHLTASGAPTASKFMNDVTPASSGSGRIVARHTAPLPPVDLIVKTFSSPAALAVIPNVANGDQVAAELPVNTRFRVQFALAGTTDPVRVSSVKARPGETVIYHAVGSIRKNTFTLIELRVRQ; from the coding sequence GTGATTCGCCGATCGCTCACCATGCTTGTTGCACTCGTCGCAGTTGCGCTTGCATCGCTCATCTCACTCGCCCCCGCGCAGGCAGCAGGCAACGCGAAGGTGTATGTCGTCCATGGCATTCCCGGTCGTGATCTTGGGCTTCAGCCAAGCCTGCCGGTTGATGTATCGGTTGATGGAGCGTGCGCATTGACGCGCTTCAAGTACACCGATACCGTTGGTCCGATTGAGCTGCCTGCTGGCTCATACAGCATTAAGATCCATCTTTCACCGTCGCTGTCCACACCCCCGTGCAGCGGTCCAGTCGCTGTCGCCGCAACAGTTCCCTTTGCTGCCGGTGAAAATGCGACTATTGTCGCTCATCTGACTGCAAGTGGCGCTCCAACGGCATCGAAGTTCATGAACGACGTAACGCCTGCAAGCTCTGGCAGTGGTCGGATTGTGGCGCGCCATACGGCGCCGCTGCCTCCCGTTGACCTGATCGTCAAAACATTTTCGTCACCTGCGGCGCTGGCGGTGATCCCGAATGTCGCCAACGGTGATCAGGTAGCAGCGGAACTGCCGGTCAACACCCGCTTCCGGGTGCAGTTTGCCCTGGCAGGCACGACTGATCCGGTCCGCGTGAGCAGTGTGAAGGCGCGTCCGGGTGAGACGGTGATCTACCACGCCGTGGGGTCGATCCGCAAGAACACATTCACGCTGATCGAGCTGCGCGTTCGGCAGTAA
- a CDS encoding helix-hairpin-helix domain-containing protein, producing the protein MAAHERLSFDRDPPDGESEVRSVDAGWEERAAFRIAIESRLVEEGRLIWRTRAYHEEHDQERVWTGLPDEAIIEWFLERLRQSLGSPVSADTALALPESSAVAAAVAHPSAAPSPETPLPPVAPPSEAALPPAAPSLETTVPSAAEPSVSAILPAAPSLETAVPPAAEPVEPAAERFHQDDLQQIPGIGPAIARRLHAAGISTFAAVAACTPAELARHTGRSAEQIVRMGWIERARDLALSSRAESQPAPETKEREDMVSEEPSILFAAILLDEEGEVRDAHLTTAGEIPPEWNDQRVARFFMEAVAPADTTSSNIALHIDNPLIELIRAQPGKRNAYRLSANATVRIEGVDTVTAGVSAHLFLLAYNLDSHETHILNTAGVSLAAGATEAPFTLDSDLPEVGHYQLVLAALIPEMRILTAVSGPPLRVTP; encoded by the coding sequence ATGGCAGCGCATGAGAGACTGTCGTTCGACCGCGATCCGCCCGATGGAGAAAGCGAGGTCCGCAGCGTCGATGCCGGGTGGGAGGAGCGGGCAGCGTTTCGCATCGCCATTGAGTCGCGTCTGGTGGAAGAGGGGCGGCTCATCTGGCGCACCCGCGCCTACCACGAAGAGCACGACCAGGAAAGGGTCTGGACGGGGCTGCCAGACGAGGCGATCATCGAGTGGTTCCTCGAACGGTTACGTCAATCGCTGGGCAGTCCTGTTTCTGCGGACACCGCTCTGGCGCTGCCCGAATCCAGCGCTGTTGCTGCTGCCGTTGCGCACCCGTCCGCTGCACCCTCACCCGAAACCCCTCTCCCGCCCGTTGCGCCCCCGTCCGAGGCGGCGCTCCCGCCCGCTGCGCCCTCGCTCGAAACCACTGTTCCGTCCGCTGCGGAACCGTCCGTGTCGGCTATCCTGCCTGCTGCGCCCTCGCTCGAAACCGCTGTTCCGCCCGCTGCGGAACCGGTGGAACCCGCTGCCGAACGATTTCACCAGGATGATCTCCAGCAGATCCCCGGCATTGGTCCTGCGATTGCGCGCCGCCTGCATGCCGCTGGCATCTCCACGTTCGCGGCAGTGGCAGCGTGCACACCGGCAGAGCTTGCACGGCATACCGGACGATCGGCAGAGCAGATCGTGCGGATGGGCTGGATTGAACGTGCACGCGACCTGGCGCTGTCCAGCCGCGCAGAATCGCAACCAGCACCCGAAACAAAGGAGCGTGAAGACATGGTGTCCGAAGAACCATCGATCCTCTTTGCCGCCATCCTGCTCGACGAGGAAGGTGAGGTGCGGGATGCACACCTCACCACTGCTGGCGAGATCCCGCCGGAGTGGAACGACCAGCGCGTTGCGCGTTTCTTCATGGAGGCTGTCGCACCAGCAGACACGACGTCATCAAACATTGCCCTGCACATCGACAACCCGCTGATCGAACTCATTCGGGCGCAACCCGGCAAGCGCAACGCATACCGATTGAGCGCCAATGCCACAGTGCGCATCGAGGGAGTGGATACCGTCACAGCGGGAGTCTCCGCTCATCTGTTCCTGCTGGCATACAATCTCGACAGCCACGAAACCCACATTCTGAACACTGCCGGTGTATCACTTGCAGCAGGTGCAACCGAGGCGCCATTCACCCTGGATTCTGACCTGCCGGAGGTGGGGCATTATCAACTTGTTCTTGCAGCGCTCATCCCTGAGATGCGCATCCTGACCGCCGTATCAGGACCTCCGCTGCGCGTCACGCCCTAA
- a CDS encoding MFS transporter, whose translation MNPSTSSMNPSRFVALRYRDFRLLWLGQFVSITGTQMRNVAIAWQIYQLARVDSSIQPELALGLIGLARVVPLVVTALVSGMVADRVERRSMLILTSLAALGCSVVLAFAAETERPPLALIYAMVALASVAGAFELPARQAIIPNLVAPQHLPNALSLNIVAWQLATVIGPALSGILIAAVGVAPVYWIDAASFLAVVVAALLMRTRNLPARAEPVSLQAALAGLRFVFSHRLIAATMLLDFFATFFGATGVLLPVFADQVLRVGPTELGWMYAAPSVGAVIAATLLSGVRIPRQGMTLLAAVLLFGVCVVIIGVSRWLPLTLLALAGMGAADTVSMVIRGTIRQLLTPDELRGRMVAVTMIFFAGGPQLGETNAGFIASLIGAPAAVAIDGAACIVIVIGTALKVRELRQYDGS comes from the coding sequence ATGAATCCATCCACGTCTTCGATGAACCCCTCCCGTTTCGTGGCGCTGCGCTATCGCGACTTCCGGCTCCTCTGGCTTGGTCAGTTTGTGTCGATCACCGGCACGCAGATGCGCAACGTGGCTATCGCCTGGCAGATCTATCAACTGGCGCGTGTTGACAGCAGCATTCAGCCTGAACTCGCACTCGGTCTGATCGGTCTGGCGCGCGTCGTCCCACTGGTTGTCACGGCGCTCGTGAGCGGTATGGTCGCAGATCGCGTCGAACGACGCAGCATGCTGATCCTGACTTCGCTGGCAGCGCTTGGGTGCTCAGTTGTACTCGCGTTCGCCGCCGAAACGGAGCGCCCGCCGCTGGCGCTGATCTACGCGATGGTGGCGCTGGCATCGGTGGCAGGCGCGTTCGAGTTGCCAGCGCGTCAGGCGATTATTCCCAATCTCGTGGCGCCGCAGCATCTGCCCAATGCCCTGAGCCTGAATATCGTCGCCTGGCAACTTGCGACCGTGATCGGTCCGGCGTTGTCCGGCATCCTGATCGCGGCGGTTGGGGTTGCACCGGTGTACTGGATCGATGCTGCCAGTTTTCTCGCAGTGGTTGTTGCAGCGCTACTTATGCGCACGCGCAATCTCCCCGCGCGCGCTGAACCGGTCTCGTTGCAGGCGGCGCTGGCAGGGTTGCGCTTCGTCTTTTCGCATCGCCTGATTGCAGCAACGATGCTGCTTGATTTCTTTGCCACGTTCTTTGGCGCTACCGGTGTGTTGCTGCCGGTCTTCGCCGATCAGGTGCTGCGGGTTGGTCCAACCGAACTGGGCTGGATGTATGCAGCGCCATCGGTCGGCGCGGTGATCGCCGCCACGCTGCTGAGCGGCGTGCGCATCCCGCGTCAGGGGATGACGCTCCTGGCGGCAGTGCTGCTCTTTGGCGTATGCGTCGTGATCATCGGCGTGTCGCGCTGGCTGCCGTTGACACTGCTGGCGCTGGCAGGCATGGGCGCGGCGGATACGGTCAGCATGGTGATCCGCGGCACGATCCGTCAGTTGCTGACCCCCGATGAGTTGCGCGGAAGAATGGTGGCGGTCACGATGATCTTTTTTGCTGGCGGTCCGCAACTGGGTGAAACCAATGCCGGGTTTATCGCCAGTCTCATCGGCGCGCCTGCAGCAGTGGCGATCGATGGTGCGGCGTGTATCGTCATAGTGATCGGGACGGCGCTCAAGGTTCGTGAGTTGCGCCAGTATGACGGTTCGTGA
- a CDS encoding carbohydrate kinase family protein: MIIAIGDLVWDVLVKPDGLLLPGGDTTGSIKLAPGGSAANVAAWVARCGAPAGFIGALGADVFGDLIAADLQREGVETHIVRLRHSETGVVLALIDRAGQRSMVTNRGADHQLMPDMTPEGVLRSCSHLHVTGWSLFSDPPRAAALHAARIASAFGATISFDPASYQIIREIGHDQFDRITADLPVDMLFPNRDEGEALTGEREPQAIAAALRERFPGALVALKLDRDGCFIMTHTLIAHIPGQVIGTPVDTTGAGDAFNGAFLARYLTTGDAAGAARFANQIGAWVAQRSGARPPIDDELRQILSDSR, encoded by the coding sequence ATGATCATCGCAATCGGCGATCTGGTATGGGATGTTCTGGTAAAGCCGGACGGACTGCTGCTTCCTGGCGGTGACACCACCGGCAGCATCAAACTTGCGCCGGGGGGATCGGCGGCAAACGTGGCTGCATGGGTTGCGCGCTGCGGCGCGCCTGCCGGGTTCATCGGCGCGCTGGGCGCGGATGTGTTCGGCGATCTCATCGCTGCCGACCTGCAACGCGAGGGGGTCGAGACGCATATTGTTCGCCTGCGCCACAGTGAAACCGGCGTGGTTCTGGCGCTGATTGATCGCGCCGGGCAGCGAAGTATGGTAACCAACCGTGGCGCCGATCATCAACTTATGCCGGATATGACGCCGGAAGGCGTGTTGCGTTCGTGCAGCCATCTCCATGTTACCGGATGGTCGCTCTTCAGCGACCCGCCGCGCGCCGCCGCCCTGCATGCTGCACGCATCGCCAGCGCATTCGGCGCCACCATTTCGTTCGACCCGGCATCGTACCAGATCATCCGCGAGATCGGGCACGATCAGTTCGACCGGATCACCGCCGATCTGCCGGTGGACATGCTGTTCCCCAACCGCGACGAGGGGGAAGCGCTGACCGGTGAACGCGAGCCGCAGGCAATTGCGGCAGCGCTGCGCGAACGTTTCCCCGGCGCGCTGGTGGCGCTCAAACTGGATCGGGATGGATGCTTTATCATGACGCACACGCTGATAGCGCATATTCCCGGACAGGTCATCGGCACGCCGGTTGACACGACCGGTGCGGGCGATGCCTTCAACGGCGCATTTCTGGCGCGTTACCTGACCACCGGCGACGCCGCTGGCGCTGCGCGTTTTGCCAACCAGATCGGGGCGTGGGTGGCGCAGCGGAGCGGCGCGCGCCCGCCGATCGACGACGAACTCCGCCAGATTCTTAGCGATAGCCGATAG
- a CDS encoding beta-mannosidase yields MRQIMLSSGWQLKQRDPSRDLATQIDEDDGWIPATVPGVVHHDLIAAGLLPDPFEGLNERAAQWVGEVDWLYRCDVEIANDLAPDETATLCFDGLDTFAKVWFDDVMVLSSDNMFIPRRIEVTRLIQTGHNRLIVLFESALRRGRAREAEGGALPLWNGDSSRLYVRKAQYHYGWDWGPTLLTAGPWRPVRLEVFTARIADLHCPIEVTPDLRIATIPVKIVVEAGSAIARNAQELALFFASLIVQVDLFDPDGAPVASVTLPVVDGRGSTDLIVFAPRLWWPNGYGDQPLYRLVVTLQRNNDILDRRELRLGLRRLRLVQDSLEGEPGTTFLFEVNNVPIFCGGANWIPADSFVTRITPERYRAWCEQAAAANMVMLRVWGGGIYEHDAFYDACDELGLLVWQDFMFACGIYPAPGWFRDSVRAEAEAQVRRLRHHPCLALWCGNNEDYQIGAATGRYDPNLTPEENADRFPARVLYERLLPAICADLDPTRPYWPGSPYGGADGSDQTFGDRHTWEIWHGPVAPYQAYAAYHGRFVSEFGMQAFPDRATIEAFAPPAERYPQSRTLDHHNKAADGPRRLAVYLNDNVRIPPDLDGYIYATQLVQAEALTTAIRAWRRRWGGPGRYATAGALVWQLNDCWPVISWSMIDYYLRPKPALYAVRRALAPIAPGLSRTADSVELWVVNGTVAAAEVEVELRTWTLGGDLVALEKLSVSLPPNRTTELGQFGFDPGSALIFDARLIVNDRIVARASLWPEPFKYLTLPDPVIVLDLAPGDYLHIRAARPAKGVVLSAGDGVAWSDNYLDLMPGDEQVIHAEGLGERPVSVRWLGMM; encoded by the coding sequence ATGCGGCAGATCATGCTTTCCAGTGGCTGGCAACTCAAGCAGCGCGATCCATCACGCGACCTCGCCACGCAGATCGATGAAGATGACGGATGGATACCGGCGACTGTCCCTGGCGTCGTGCATCACGATCTGATCGCTGCCGGTTTGCTGCCCGATCCCTTCGAGGGGCTGAATGAACGTGCGGCGCAGTGGGTCGGCGAGGTTGACTGGTTGTACCGCTGCGATGTTGAGATCGCCAATGATCTCGCACCCGATGAAACGGCGACGCTCTGCTTCGATGGTCTCGATACCTTCGCAAAGGTCTGGTTCGACGATGTGATGGTGTTGTCCAGCGATAATATGTTCATACCACGCCGCATCGAGGTGACGCGCCTGATCCAGACGGGTCACAATCGGTTGATCGTGTTGTTCGAGTCGGCATTGCGGCGCGGGCGGGCGCGTGAAGCGGAAGGCGGCGCACTGCCGCTCTGGAATGGCGATAGCAGCCGCCTCTATGTGCGCAAGGCGCAGTACCACTATGGTTGGGATTGGGGTCCGACGCTGCTGACCGCCGGTCCCTGGCGTCCGGTTCGCCTGGAAGTGTTCACTGCCCGGATTGCCGACCTGCACTGCCCGATCGAGGTGACGCCTGATCTTCGGATTGCGACAATCCCGGTGAAGATTGTTGTCGAAGCAGGGAGCGCGATTGCGCGCAATGCGCAGGAACTGGCGCTCTTTTTCGCCAGTCTGATAGTGCAGGTCGATCTCTTCGATCCTGATGGCGCGCCGGTCGCCTCGGTCACCCTGCCGGTCGTCGATGGCAGGGGCAGCACTGATCTGATCGTCTTTGCGCCGCGCCTCTGGTGGCCCAACGGTTATGGCGACCAACCGCTGTATCGCCTGGTTGTCACCCTCCAGCGCAACAACGACATCCTCGACCGGCGTGAATTGCGCCTCGGTCTGCGACGGTTGCGCCTGGTGCAGGATTCACTCGAAGGGGAACCCGGCACGACCTTCCTGTTTGAGGTCAACAATGTGCCGATCTTCTGTGGCGGAGCGAACTGGATCCCTGCCGACAGTTTCGTGACGCGCATCACGCCGGAGCGCTATCGTGCCTGGTGCGAGCAGGCAGCCGCGGCGAACATGGTCATGCTGCGCGTCTGGGGCGGCGGCATCTATGAGCACGATGCGTTCTACGATGCCTGTGACGAGTTGGGGTTGCTGGTGTGGCAGGATTTCATGTTCGCCTGTGGCATCTATCCCGCTCCTGGCTGGTTCCGCGATAGTGTGCGCGCCGAAGCCGAAGCGCAGGTGCGTCGCCTGCGGCATCATCCGTGTCTGGCGCTCTGGTGCGGGAATAACGAAGATTATCAGATCGGCGCCGCTACCGGTCGCTATGATCCCAACCTCACCCCTGAAGAGAATGCTGACCGCTTCCCGGCGCGGGTGCTCTACGAGCGACTGCTGCCCGCTATCTGCGCCGATCTCGATCCAACCCGCCCCTACTGGCCCGGAAGTCCGTATGGCGGCGCGGATGGCAGCGATCAAACCTTTGGCGACCGGCATACCTGGGAGATCTGGCACGGACCGGTTGCGCCGTATCAGGCATATGCAGCCTACCACGGGCGTTTTGTCAGCGAATTCGGGATGCAGGCGTTTCCTGATCGCGCCACCATCGAAGCATTTGCGCCGCCAGCAGAACGCTACCCGCAGAGCCGCACGCTCGATCATCACAATAAAGCCGCCGATGGTCCACGGCGCCTGGCGGTGTACCTGAACGATAATGTCCGCATCCCGCCCGACCTGGACGGGTATATCTATGCGACGCAACTGGTGCAGGCGGAGGCGCTGACAACGGCAATCCGCGCCTGGCGACGGCGGTGGGGCGGACCGGGACGCTACGCCACGGCGGGTGCGCTGGTCTGGCAACTCAACGATTGCTGGCCCGTCATCAGCTGGTCGATGATCGATTACTACCTGCGCCCCAAACCAGCGCTCTACGCTGTGCGGCGGGCGCTCGCGCCGATCGCTCCCGGTCTGTCGCGCACTGCCGATAGCGTTGAACTGTGGGTGGTGAATGGAACCGTAGCAGCAGCGGAAGTCGAGGTTGAACTGCGTACCTGGACCCTCGGCGGTGATCTGGTGGCGCTCGAAAAATTGAGCGTCTCACTTCCACCCAATCGCACAACCGAATTGGGGCAGTTCGGCTTCGATCCCGGATCAGCGCTCATTTTCGATGCACGCCTGATCGTGAATGACAGGATCGTGGCGCGCGCTTCGCTCTGGCCCGAACCGTTCAAGTATCTGACCCTCCCCGATCCGGTGATCGTGCTCGACCTGGCGCCCGGCGATTATCTGCACATACGCGCCGCGCGTCCTGCGAAAGGGGTCGTGCTCTCTGCTGGCGATGGCGTCGCCTGGAGCGATAACTATCTCGATCTGATGCCCGGCGATGAACAGGTCATCCACGCAGAGGGTCTCGGCGAACGACCGGTCAGCGTGCGCTGGCTGGGGATGATGTGA
- the malQ gene encoding 4-alpha-glucanotransferase has product MYRVSGILGKKAVLCMRMPMNRQRASGILLHPTSLPSRWGIGDLGDGAYDFADLLAAAGQRIWQVMPLGPTGYGDSPYQSFSAFAGNPLLINFDILLEEMLLTPSDLADAPILPDTSVNYGAVIPFKNQILRRAFARFREGYADHLRADFEAFCEAQASWLDDYALFAALKSANGGGPWSDWEPDLRRRDPAALAAARRAYADEIAYQRFIQYLFFDQWLALKKYVNDLGIQIMGDIPIFVAYDSADVWAHPELFFLDDEGRPTVVAGVPPDYFSATGQLWGNPLYRWDVLKERGYDWWIERFRTTLTMVDIVRLDHFRGFAAYWEVPADEETAVNGRWAPGPGADFFEAVKRALGTLPIVAEDLGVITPDVEALRDQFGFPGMRVLQFAFGGKADQPYLPHNHIQRCVVYTGTHDNDTTLGWWRTASDQERRHVQLYLGRSGEDIAWDFIRAALSSVADTAIIPLQDVLSLGSEARMNTPGRPGGNWTWRFGLHQLTPAVISRLRELTILYGRYVEPEPKQKSEEDVVEH; this is encoded by the coding sequence ATGTACAGGGTTTCGGGTATACTAGGGAAGAAAGCCGTGCTGTGTATGAGGATGCCTATGAACCGCCAACGAGCCAGCGGTATTCTGCTCCATCCAACGTCGCTTCCGTCGCGGTGGGGTATCGGCGACCTGGGTGATGGAGCATACGACTTTGCCGATCTGCTTGCCGCCGCAGGTCAACGTATCTGGCAGGTGATGCCGCTGGGTCCGACCGGCTACGGCGACTCGCCGTACCAGAGTTTCTCTGCGTTTGCCGGCAATCCCCTGCTGATCAACTTCGACATCCTGCTCGAAGAGATGTTGCTCACGCCGTCGGACCTGGCTGACGCGCCGATTCTGCCGGATACATCGGTGAATTATGGCGCAGTCATTCCGTTCAAGAACCAGATTCTGCGCCGCGCATTCGCGCGCTTCCGCGAAGGATACGCCGACCATCTGCGCGCCGATTTCGAGGCGTTCTGTGAAGCCCAGGCATCCTGGCTCGACGACTACGCCCTCTTTGCCGCATTGAAGAGCGCCAACGGCGGCGGTCCGTGGTCCGACTGGGAACCAGACCTGCGCAGACGCGACCCGGCGGCGCTCGCTGCCGCGCGTCGTGCGTATGCCGACGAAATCGCCTATCAGCGTTTCATCCAGTACCTCTTTTTCGACCAGTGGCTTGCGCTGAAGAAGTATGTCAACGATCTGGGGATCCAGATCATGGGAGACATTCCGATCTTCGTCGCCTACGACAGCGCCGATGTCTGGGCGCATCCTGAGTTGTTCTTCCTCGACGATGAGGGGCGACCGACGGTTGTAGCCGGCGTACCGCCGGATTACTTCAGCGCAACCGGGCAGTTGTGGGGGAATCCGTTGTATCGCTGGGACGTACTGAAAGAACGCGGCTACGACTGGTGGATCGAACGGTTCCGCACCACGCTCACGATGGTCGATATTGTGCGTCTCGATCATTTCCGTGGCTTTGCTGCCTACTGGGAAGTGCCTGCCGATGAGGAGACGGCAGTCAATGGTCGCTGGGCGCCAGGACCCGGCGCCGACTTCTTCGAGGCGGTCAAACGGGCGCTTGGCACGTTGCCGATTGTGGCGGAAGACCTGGGAGTCATTACGCCTGACGTCGAAGCGCTGCGCGATCAGTTCGGCTTTCCCGGCATGCGCGTGTTACAGTTTGCCTTTGGCGGCAAAGCCGATCAACCCTACCTGCCGCACAACCACATTCAACGCTGCGTGGTCTACACCGGCACACACGATAATGACACGACGCTTGGTTGGTGGCGCACTGCTTCGGATCAGGAGCGCCGCCATGTTCAGCTCTACCTGGGGCGCAGCGGCGAAGATATTGCGTGGGATTTCATCCGCGCTGCGCTGTCGTCGGTGGCAGACACCGCCATTATCCCCCTGCAGGATGTCCTGTCGCTGGGAAGCGAGGCGCGGATGAACACACCCGGACGACCGGGCGGAAACTGGACGTGGCGCTTCGGATTGCACCAGTTGACACCGGCGGTCATCTCGCGTCTGCGTGAACTCACCATCCTCTACGGGCGGTACGTCGAGCCGGAACCGAAGCAAAAAAGCGAGGAGGATGTTGTCGAACATTGA
- a CDS encoding S9 family peptidase, which yields MPTPPVPPKQPHVVSIHGNQVIDNYFWMRERDNPEVIAHLEAENRYTEEMTAHIAGLRERLYSEMRSRLREEDESVPDRYGPFVYFTRTQAGRQYPIVYRRPVHNAQEEILLDINTLAEGHAFTRIGVFRPTHDGRLLAWSVDVNGSETYTLFIKDLTTGALLDRPISNTYYGVAWSNDGQYLFYTTLDDARRPYRVYRHAIGSDPEADTLVYEETDHLFHVDVSLTRSRAYILVTSHSNTTSEVYAIPADEPTTAPRLLLPRRHRVEYTAHHCGDHFYFLTNDNALNFRVLRTPVDDARLERMEEIIPHRNDVMIDDIALFADHLVAYERADARERVEIIDLRTGEAHLLTFPEQVYTLQPWDRDALWEPNLEFDTAVLRLHVMSLTQPRTIYDYDMTSRVLQLVKRDDIPGYDPSRYRSERLWATAGDGVRIPISIVYRADVTRPAPLLLYGYGSYGATADPRFSLERISLLDRGVIFAIAHVRGGGELGRAWYEAGKMLNKRNTFTDFIACAEHLIAGGYTTPERLAIMGRSAGGLLVGAVTTMRPDLMRCVIADVPFVDVINTMLDPSIPLTAIEFEEWGNPAIAEQYAYMKSYSPYDNTTPRAYPAILATAGLHDPRVQYWEPAKWVAKLREVKTNDTPVLLKTEMTAGHAGPSGRYDRLRDTAFEYAFLLDHLRAS from the coding sequence ATGCCAACACCCCCTGTTCCGCCAAAGCAACCGCACGTGGTCTCCATCCACGGCAATCAGGTGATCGACAACTACTTCTGGATGCGCGAACGCGATAACCCGGAGGTCATCGCCCATCTTGAAGCCGAAAACCGCTACACGGAAGAGATGACGGCGCACATTGCCGGGCTGCGTGAGCGCCTGTACAGCGAGATGCGCAGCAGATTGCGCGAGGAGGATGAAAGCGTTCCTGATCGCTACGGACCGTTCGTGTACTTCACGCGCACTCAGGCAGGACGACAATACCCGATTGTGTACCGTCGCCCCGTTCACAATGCACAAGAAGAGATCCTCCTCGACATCAACACCCTGGCGGAAGGACACGCCTTCACCCGTATCGGGGTCTTTCGACCGACGCACGATGGACGCCTGCTCGCCTGGTCGGTCGATGTGAATGGATCGGAAACGTACACGCTTTTCATCAAAGATCTGACAACCGGCGCGCTGCTGGATCGTCCGATTTCCAACACCTACTATGGCGTCGCCTGGAGCAACGATGGACAGTACCTGTTCTACACCACCCTCGATGATGCCAGACGCCCCTATCGCGTCTACCGCCACGCCATCGGAAGCGATCCAGAAGCGGACACACTGGTGTACGAAGAGACGGATCATCTCTTCCACGTCGACGTTTCCCTGACCCGAAGCCGGGCATACATCCTGGTGACATCGCACAGCAACACAACCTCAGAAGTGTATGCGATTCCGGCTGATGAACCGACGACGGCGCCGCGCCTTCTTCTGCCGCGCCGCCATCGGGTTGAGTATACAGCGCATCACTGCGGTGACCATTTTTACTTTCTGACGAATGACAACGCGCTGAATTTCCGCGTCCTGCGCACGCCGGTCGATGATGCGCGCCTGGAACGGATGGAAGAAATCATCCCGCACCGCAACGACGTGATGATCGATGACATAGCGCTCTTCGCCGATCATCTGGTGGCATACGAACGCGCCGATGCACGGGAGCGCGTCGAGATTATCGATCTGCGCACCGGCGAAGCGCACCTGCTGACATTCCCAGAGCAGGTCTACACCCTGCAACCGTGGGACAGAGACGCGCTGTGGGAACCAAACCTGGAGTTTGACACTGCCGTTTTGCGGCTCCACGTCATGTCGCTCACTCAGCCGCGCACTATCTATGACTACGATATGACCTCGCGTGTCCTGCAGTTGGTGAAGCGCGACGACATCCCCGGCTACGATCCATCGCGCTACCGCAGCGAACGCCTGTGGGCGACGGCAGGCGACGGCGTCCGCATACCGATCTCCATTGTCTATCGCGCCGATGTGACACGTCCGGCGCCACTGCTGCTCTACGGCTACGGTTCGTATGGCGCCACCGCCGATCCGCGTTTCTCGCTCGAACGGATCAGCCTGCTGGATCGCGGCGTTATCTTTGCAATCGCCCACGTTCGCGGCGGTGGAGAGTTGGGACGCGCGTGGTACGAAGCGGGCAAGATGTTGAACAAGCGCAACACCTTCACCGATTTCATTGCCTGCGCTGAACACCTGATTGCCGGGGGATACACCACGCCAGAGCGACTCGCAATCATGGGACGCAGCGCCGGTGGCTTGCTGGTAGGTGCAGTCACAACGATGCGACCAGATCTGATGCGGTGCGTGATCGCCGATGTTCCGTTCGTCGATGTGATCAACACTATGCTCGATCCGTCGATCCCGCTGACGGCAATCGAGTTCGAAGAATGGGGAAATCCGGCGATTGCAGAACAGTACGCATATATGAAGTCCTATTCTCCCTACGACAACACCACGCCGCGTGCATATCCGGCAATCCTGGCGACCGCCGGCTTGCACGATCCGCGTGTGCAGTACTGGGAACCCGCCAAATGGGTGGCAAAACTGCGCGAGGTCAAAACGAACGACACACCAGTGTTGCTGAAGACCGAAATGACCGCCGGGCATGCCGGTCCTTCCGGGCGCTATGATCGCTTGCGCGACACAGCCTTCGAGTATGCGTTTCTCCTCGATCACCTGAGGGCATCATAA